The genomic DNA TTTCATCTAAACCACTACCACAAAGTACTTGTTCCATTTGCACATGCAACTTATCTGCGATTGTTTGACGGAGCGTTGTAGCACCTCCGTCAGGATATAAAGAATGTTCCAACCAAGATTTTTGCAACTCTTCTAAAACTCTCGGTGAACAACCGAATGGATTTTCATTCGATGCTAATTTCACAAACGAATGATCTCCGTACACTTCTTTCATTTGTTCTGGTGATTTACCTGGTTTATATGGTTGTAATGATGATAGTTGATCCTTTACTTGCACGTTAAACCCACCTTTTTATTAAAATTCTTTTGCGTAGTTATTGTGTTGCATAATGTTTTGTTTTAATAATTCCATACGATCTTTTCCGAATTGTTCGACTAGTGCATCTGCAAGTTCCCATGCCACAACAGATTCAGCTACTACACCCGCTGCTGGTACTGCGCAACTATCAGATCTTTCAATACTCGCTTGGAATTCTTCTTTCGTATCAATATCAACGCTTGCTAACGGTTTGTATAAAGTAGGAATTGGCTTCATAACGCCTCTTACGACAATTGGCATACCTGTTGTCATACCGCCTTCTAAACCGCCGGCATTATTCGTTTTTCTCGTGTATCCTTTTTCTTTATCCCACAGAATTTCATCATGCACTTTGCTTCCAGGTTGTCGTGCCGCTTCAAAACCTACGCCAATTTCAGCACCTTTAAATGCATTTATACTCATAATTGCACCAGCAAGTTTTGCATCTAATTTACGATCGTAATGAACGTAACTACCAACGCCAATTGGCATACCTTCTGCAATGACTTCCACGATGCCACCGATTGAATCTCCACTACTTTTTGCGTTGTCAATCGCATTCATCATTTCTTGCTCTACTTCTTTATCTAAACATCGAACTGGTGAGTTTTCAGTAATTGTTTGAATTTCTTCAATTGATAAGTTTGAAATATGTTTTGCTTTTACTCCACCAATTTCAAGAACATGTCCTGCAATTTCCACGCCTAATTCGCTTAAAATTTGTTTTGCAACTGCACCAGCAGCTACACGAACTGTCGTTTCTCTTGCAGATGAGCGCTCTAATACGTTTCTTATATCACGATGACCATATTTAATTGCTCCATT from Bacillus cereus G9842 includes the following:
- the aroC gene encoding chorismate synthase: MRYITAGESHGPQLTVILEGVPAGLTLTAEHINKELLRRQKGHGRGRRMQIETDTVEIVSGVRHGMTLGSPITLIVKNDDFKHWTKVMGAEPISEKESKDMKRTITKPRPGHADLNGAIKYGHRDIRNVLERSSARETTVRVAAGAVAKQILSELGVEIAGHVLEIGGVKAKHISNLSIEEIQTITENSPVRCLDKEVEQEMMNAIDNAKSSGDSIGGIVEVIAEGMPIGVGSYVHYDRKLDAKLAGAIMSINAFKGAEIGVGFEAARQPGSKVHDEILWDKEKGYTRKTNNAGGLEGGMTTGMPIVVRGVMKPIPTLYKPLASVDIDTKEEFQASIERSDSCAVPAAGVVAESVVAWELADALVEQFGKDRMELLKQNIMQHNNYAKEF